The Geobacter metallireducens GS-15 region AGGTGGCCGGGTCAATGATCTGGACACTGCCGTTGAAGTCGAGTCCCAGTTCCGCCATCTTTTCCCGGATCTTGTCCTGGTTGCCGATGAGGATCGGTTTGGCAATCTCTTCTTCAATGAGAATCTGAGTCGCCCTGAGGATTTTTTCGTTATCTCCCTCGGGGAAGACGAGCTTCCTGGGATCGGCTTTGGCCTTGTTAATGATCATCCGCAGGGCTTCCTTTGCTTTACCCTGCAACGACTCAAGATGCTCAACGTACTTCTCCATATCCTCGATGGGCTGGCGGGCCACCCCCGATTCCATGGCCGCTTTGGCAACTGCCGGTGCCACCCGCAGGAGGGCACGGGGGTCAAAGGGTTTCGGAATGATGTAGTCGCGGCCAAAGGAAAACTTCACGTTGCCGTAAGCGCGGCAGACCGAGTCGGGGCATTCCTCACGGGCAAGCTCGGCAAGGGCGAAAACAGCAGCCTTCTTCATCTCCTCGTTAATGGTAGTGGCCCGGACATCGAGGGCTCCCCGGAAGATGAAGGGGAAGCCGAGGACGTTGTTCACCTGGTTCGGATAATCGGAACGGCCGGTGGCGATGAGGACATCGCCCCGCACGGCATGGGCCTCTTCCGGCGATATTTCCGGGTCCGGGTTGGCCATGGCGAAGATAATGGGATTCTTGGCCAGCTTGCGCACAATCTCCGGCGTGAATGCCCCCTTGGAGGAGAGGCCGTAGAGGACGTCGGCCCCTGTCGCGGCCTCTTCCAGGGTGCGCAGAGGGGTGTCCACGGCGAAGCGTTCCTTATACTTGTTCATCCCCTCGGTGCGTCCCTTGTAGATGACACCCTTGGTATCGCACATGACGAGGTTTTCCTTCTTCACCCCCAACGAGATGGCGAGGTTGGCGCAGGCGATGGCCGAGGCCCCGGCCCCGTTCACCACGATGCGAATATCCTCGATCTTCTTGTCGATGATCTCCAGCGCATTGGTGAGGGCGGCGGCGGAGATGATGGCGGTGCCGTGTTGGTCGTCGTGGAAGACCGGGATGTTCATGGTCTTCTTGAGCTCTTCCTCGATATAGAAGCACTCGGGGGCCTTGATATCCTCCAGGTTGATGCCGCCGAACGTGGGCTCGAGGAGTTGGCAGGCTTTGATCACCTCATCGGGGTTCTCGGTGTTCAGTTCGATGTCAAAGACGTCGATGTCGGCAAAGCGCTTGAAGAGGACGCCTTTCCCTTCCATGACCGGTTTGCCGGCAAGGGCGCCGATGTTCCCGAGCCCCAGGACCGCGGTGCCGTTGGAGACTACGGCGACCAGGTTTCCTTTCGCGGTGTACTTATAAGCATCCTCAGGGTTTTTCTCGATTTCCAGGCACGGTTCGGCAACGCCCGGGGAGTAGGCAAGAGAGAGGTCCCGCTGGGTAAGGCAAGGCTTCGAGGCGACGACTTCTATCTTTCCTTTGCGTCCGCTCGAATGGTATTCCAGGGCATCCTGTTTTTTGCTCATGTGATTCCTTGCTCCTTTCTTTGTGGACAAATTTCAGTCATAATAAAAATTGCTTCGCTTTAATTCAGCCGTGTTACACGGTTTTATTTTGCTGATTTCTCATAAAATTGAGACACCTTAGACCTTGTTTTAGTCCTTTGTCAAGGTCAAATTACAGTATCGCTAAAAAAACATTTTATTTAGTTTGCGGGGTGAAATGTCTCGTGAATACTTGTATTTGAAGCAAAGTTCGTTGATAATTCCCGTGATGTGGACAGATAAATAACCGCGGAGAAGGGGGAGTGATGGAAAGAATCTGGGCGCCGTGGCGCATGGATTATATTCTCGATGAAAAGCCGCATGGCTGCATTTTTTGCCTGGATGCACGGACGGACGAGGATCGACAGAATCTTGTTCTCTACAAAACGCCGTTATCGTTGGTGATGCTTAATCGTTATCCCTATACAAATGGTCACCTGATGGTGGCGCCACGACACCACACTGCGGAACTGGACTCCCTGACGGACGTCGAGATGCTTGACCTTTTCCGAACCGTTCGGCTCTGCAGAAGCGTTCTTGAGGAGGAAGCCTCACCCCAGGGATTCAATATCGGGCTCAATCTCGGCCGGGCAGCCGGGGCAGGGATAGAAGACCACCTCCATATCCATATCGTTCCGCGCTGGAATGGCGATACAAATTTCATGACGGTTGTCGCCGACGTACGCGTTGTCCCTGAAGGGTTGCTGACTACCTACGACCGGCTTTATCCCCGTTTTGCGGCCCGCACGCAATAGAGCACGAGGAGTTCTGCTCCCATGAATGGCAACAAGCGCGCCTATATCGGCATAGACATAGGAGGTACCAATCTCCGCATGGCTCTCATTGATGAACGGGGCGCCATTATCCACAAAACCAAGAGCAGGACCGATATCCACCATGGTCGATCCTCTTTCCTCTCGCGCCTTGGCAAGGGGATTGAGTCCCTGCTGCTCGCGGCCAGAGATAATAACATCGAACCTGCCGGGCTGGGGGCAGGGGTGCCGGGACTCATTGCCAATGACGGCCATGTGTATGTTTCGGTGAACCTCAGGCCATTGGACGGGGTAAATCTGCGGGATGAGCTTCAGGCCATGAGCGGGCTCCCCGCAGTGGTGGCGAACGATGTAAACGCGTTTGCCTTCGGAGAGAGCGTCTACGGGGCGGGCAGGGACTATCGGTCATTTCTTATGGTTACCCTCGGCACTGGCGTTGGGGGAGGTCTGATCCTCGACGGCAAGGTCTGGAGCGGAATCGACGGGGTGGCAGGCGAGTTTGGCCACATGACCGTGGAATCCGAGGGGAGGCCCTGTCCCTGCGGCAACCGCGGTTGTCTCGAGCAGTACGCATCCGCAAGCGCCCTGGTTTCCGCGGCAAGAGAGATGATCTGCCAACAGAAGGATGTATTCGGGGCGCAATGCGACATGGACGCCATTTCAACCAAAATACTTGCCGCTGCGGCACTGGACGGTAACCAGGCGGCGTTGGGCCTCTTCGCCGATGCCGGACGGTATCTGGGGATCGCTGCCGCGTCGGTTGCCAATCTCCTTAATCTCGAAGCGATAATTCTCGGGGGAGGAGTCTCCTCGAGTTTCAACCTCCTGTGCGAGAGCATGAGACGGGAAGTTCTTGCCAGGGCCTTTCCCATTCCGGGCAAGCGCCTCGTTATCCGCCAGGCTTCCCTGGGAGACGACGGTGGGATTCTCGGCAGTGCCGCACTGGCAAGGAGTTTTCTTCAGGAGGGGAAACCATGAAACGGAAGATCGGCATCCTTACGGGAGGGGGAGACTGTCCCGGCCTCAACGCGGTGATACGGGGCGTGGTGAAGAGCGCCATCATCGGGAGGGGATGGGAGGTGGTCGGTATCGAGGACGGATTCGACGGCCTTCTCTACGACCGAACCCCCAGACCACTGGGGCTTGAAGACGTGAGGGGAATCCTTCCGCGGGGAGGAACGATCCTTGGCACCTCCAATAGGGGCAATCCCTTTTCCTACCCCATTGAGGTTAACGGTAAAACTGTGCTGACTGATGTGTCCGACCGGGTTGTGGAGCGGGTCAAGGACCTCGGGATCGACGCCATCGTGGCAGTGGGGGGAGATGGTTCCCTCAAGATCGCCCTGGAGTTGATGAAAAGGGGGGTGCCGGTGGTTGGCGTCCCGAAGACAATTGACAACGATCTAATGGAAACCGATGTCACCTTTGGTTACAACACGGCCCTGGAAACAGCCACTGATGCCCTCGACAAGCTCCATTCGACGGCCGAGAGCCATCACCGTATCATGATCATGGAGGTGATGGGGCGCTATGCCGGCTGGATCGCACTGGAGTCGGGTATCAGCGGCGGTGCGGACGTGATCCTGATCCCCGAGATCCCCTTTGAACTGAAGGCCGTCTGCAATGCCATTGAAGGCCGGCGCCGGCGAGGCAGCAAATTCAGCATTGTGGTGGCGGCCGAGGGAGCCTTTCCCCGGGGCGGTACGCGGGTCGTCCAAAAAAAGGCCGATGAAACCATGGCAATCGAGCGGCTCGGCGGCATCGGCAACTTTGTGGCCCACGAACTTACCTCCTGTCTCGATATGGACATCCGGGTGACAGTGCTCGGCCATCTCCAACGGGGAGGGTCCCCCTCAACCTTTGATCGCTGTCTCGGGAGCCGATTTGGCATCGGTGCCGTTGAGCTTATCGAAAGGGAGCAGTACGGAGAGATGATCTGTCTCAAGGGAAGAGCCATCCGTTCCGTTCCCATTGAAAAAGCTGTCCGCAAGCTCAAACTTGTCGATCCCCGAGGACAGATGGTAACCGCTGCCAAAGAGCTGGGAATCAATGTCGGAAGGGAGTGAGAATTGACTTTAATCCCTCCGCGCTATAGAGTGTGACGATATTTCTCTGAAGAAACTCATGCAGCGACCGATGTTATTATGTATGAACCTCTTTCGGGGTACGATTCACATGGAGGGAAACCGTTTATGGATTCCGGGGCTGTCGTGAAGAATAGAAGTATTCGCTACGGGCTTTTCGGGTGTATTCTGGGTATCAGCGCCCCCATAGGGTGGACGCTCATCCGCCTGATTTTTTTCGCCAATCCCGACCAGTCTCTCCTGTCGCGAGTTTTTGGCGATATCGTTAAATCCCCCTTTAATATCGCACTGTATACCTACATGGGAATCGGCACCGCAGGTGTGCTCGCCGTGCTCGGCTACTATATCGGCAAGACGACTGATGAACTCCATAGCCGGGCTTCGGAACTGAATGTTCTTCATCAGGAGGTCGCTTCTCAAAAGGAAATTTTTGAACAGCGTTACCGTGCCCTCGACAGCAACATCAAAAACTTTCACCAAATCAGCAGTAAAATCCAGAAATCCATTGACATCGAAGAGGTTCTGCTCCTGTGCGCTGAAGGGCTCCACGATGTCCTCGGTTACGAGCGGGTCTCCATCCTGATGGCCGACGAAGGGCGCTCCAATCTTTCTTTTGTGGCGTCCGTCGGCACACCGGACTTCAACCCCCAAGGAGTCAGCATCCCTCTTGATATCCGTAGCGGAGTCATTTTCAAGTGCTTTGCGGATCGGCAGATCTACATGATCGACGACCTCAGCACGTATCCGGCTGACTTCCGGCTCAAGCCTCCCTACGACGCCATCCGTGCGTTGCGCTCCAGGAGCTTTGTTCTCTGCCCCATCATCGTGAAGGGTGAATCAGTGGGGGTATTCGGCATCGACAACCGGCAAAGCCGGCGTCCTCTCAATGACACCGATGTCGACACCATCAGGCTTTTCGCCGACCAGGCAGCCTCGGCCATCATCCGGATCAACCTCCTGAAGGCAATCGGAACGCTCACCTCTGAGCTGGAAACCACTTTCTCCGACCTGCTTAAGAACCGCGACCACTATTCCCGCTACGTAGTAAATCTCAAGGATGCGGTCAATTCTGTTGCCGACGGTACCGCTCACATCGCATCCGCCGCCGAAAGCGTCCTTGCCTCCGTTGATGAGACAAGTTCGTCGGTGAGCAATATTTACGTATCCATCGAGCAGGTTACGAAAAATCTCGATTATCTTTCCGAATCTATCGAAAAATCGGTGTCGGCCATGGAAGAGCTCAACTCCACCATCAAGAATGTTGAGCAGAGTGCCGCGATCTCGCACCAGGTTTCAAGCAAGGTAAAAGAGGAAGCTGACCGGGGGAGGCGTGTGGTGAAGGAGACCATCGCGTCGCTGGCCGAGATCCAGCGTTCGGTTGAGCTTTCCTTTGATGCCATGAAGCGGCTCACGGAAAACAGCGGCCGTATCGAGAGCATCGTAGGGGTTATCAACGACATTACCAAGCGGACCAATCTCCTTGCTCTCAACGCCTCAATCATCGCTGCCCAGGCCGGAGAATACGGCAAGAGCTTCGGTGTTGTTGCCGATGAGATCCGTAACCTTTCGCTCCAGACCGGTCAGTCAACCGGTGAAATCACCGGCATCATCGAAGAGATCATGAATGAGTCCCACAGTGCCGCCCAGAACATTTCCGCCTCCAAGGAACTCGTGCAGAAAGGGGTGGAACTGGGGGGGGTTATGGGGCAATCGCTCCAGGTGATTCACGAGAGTTCGGCCCGATCACTGGACATGACCCAGGAAATTAAGATTGCAACCGAAGAGCAGGTCCGCAGCGTGCAGCTTGTCACCCATTCCATCGAAAACGTGAGCAGCATGAGTTCTCAAATATTCAAGGCGTCCAAGGAGCAGTCCGATGCCGCCATGAGCATTGTCCGTTCCGTTGATACGATTAAGGAAATGACCCAGGAAATGGTCAAGGCGACCGTCAAACAGGTGGAAGACGGCAGCGAGATCAAGCAGTCGGTGGAAGCCGTGGGCGAGATGGTAACCAAAATATTTGAAGACATGGAAGTTCGGCGCGGAGAAAGCTCCGCCGTAGTGAGAGAACTTGAAATGATGAAGAAAATCGCCGAATGAATTTAATGGACAGTCTCATCTGATTTATGGTAAACAATAACCGTGTTCTATAAATGACCCGCAACGCTGGCGGAGTCGAAAATCTGTTCACGACAAATTGATACTGCCTGGATTCGTACGAACCGGGACGGATGGCAATAGCCGCAACGACAAGGAAATAGCTTTTTCTCTTGGTCTTGGTACATGCGCCTCCGGAACCCCGGTGGCGCATTTTTGTTGTGTGGAGCAACCGTGAACCGCAAGAAGACAATTATTGACATCCAGAAGATGAAGGCAGCCGGCGAGAAGATAACCGTCCTCACCAGCTATGATTACCCCTTTACCCGCGTAATGGATGAATGCGGCATTGACATGATCCTCATCGGCGATTCCGTGGGCGTTGTCTTCAGTGGGTATGACAACACCCTGCCGGTCACGATGGACGAGATGATCTATCACACCCGGGCGGTGGTGCGGGCCCGGCCCAAGGCCCTGGTTGTGGCCGACATGCCGTTCCTCTCCTACCAGACCGACCTGCGGGACGCCCGTCTCAATGCCGGCCGTCTCGTGAAGGATGGGGGGGCGGAAGCCGTCAAGCTGGAAGGTGGGAGCCATGTGGCCGATACCATCCGCGCCATTGTCGACATGGATATTCCGGTTATGGCCCATATCGGTCTCACCCCCCAGTCGATTCACCGGATGGGGGGGTACAAGGTCCAGGGGAAAAAGGAAGAGCAGTCCCAGCGGCTTCTGGATGATGCCAAGGCCATTGAAGAAGCCGGCGCCTTTGCCGTGGTTCTGGAGGGGATCCCGCTGAAACTGGCGGAAAAGATCACCGAAGAGCTTTCCATTCCCACAATCGGCATTGGCGCGGGGCCCCACTGCGACGGTCAGGTGCTTGTGATCCATGACATCCTGGGACTGTGCGAGAAATACTCTCCAAAGTTCGTGAAACGTTACGGGGACGCCAATGCGCTGATAACCAGCGCGGTTTCCTCATACATCGCCGAAGTGAAGAAAGGAGAATTCCCCGACGAGGGGCATTCATTCAGCTGAGATGAGAATCATTGAAACCGTAGCCGAGATGCAGGCCTTTTCGCGGGAGGCACGAAGGGAGGGGAAAAGCATTTCCCTGGTCCCGACCATGGGGTTCCTCCACGAGGGACACGCCTCGCTTATGATCGAGGGGAAGAAGCGGGCCGATATCCTCGTAACGAGCATCTTTGTTAACCCAACCCAGTTCGGTCCCACCGAGGACTTCGATGCCTATCCGCGCGACCTGGCGCGGGACCGTAACGTGGCCGAGACGGCGGGAGTAGATGTTATCTTCGCTCCCAAGGCGTCCGACATGTATCCCCGGGGATTTCAGACCTATGTGAACGTGGAGGAACTGACGCGTCCCCTCTGTGGCGCGAGCCGCCCCGGCCACTTCCAGGGTGTCACCACCGTGGTTGCCAAACTGTTGAACATCGTTCTGCCCCACGTGGCCCTCTTTGGCAAGAAGGACTTCCAGCAGTTGGCAGTCATCCGCCGCATGGCCGCCGACCTGAACATGGACGTGGAAATCGTCGGCATGCCCATTGTGCGTGAAGCGGACGGCCTTGCCATGAGCTCCCGCAATGCCTACCTGGGGCCCGAAGAGCGGAAAAACGCTCTTTGTCTCAGCCGCGCCCTTGCCACGGCCCGGGACCTCTTCCTGGATGGGGAGCGCAGCGTTGGAACGCTGCGGGATAAGGTGCTCCGGGTCATCGGCGAGGTTCCCGGCGCCGTCATCGACTATGCGGATTTTCGCGATGGCGACACCCTTGAGACAGTCGAAACGGCCAACGGGCGAACTCTTATCGCCTTGGCCGTGAAGATAGGAAAGACAAGGCTGATCGACAACTGCATCCTGGGAGAAGAGCAGTAATCATACCGTTTCCGGTACTCCCTTTATGTTAAGTCCGACCGTCAGCTCAAAGGATGGAGCGAACAATGCCGAAAAATCGTGATGCAGCCCGTGCCAGCCTGGAAAACCTCTACCGGATCTTCACCGTGCCGGAAGCACCCGACTCGACCCTCGGCGCTATTGATCAGGCGATTGCCGGCGATGTCGCCGGCTTCCTGCAGACCCATATCGTCGCCATCGAACGCCCTCTCGAAGAGATCGAAGCGGATTTCTCCTCCTTCTCCATACCCGAGGAACCGACCTACGTCTCCGAGTATACCGAATTCGTCAAAGAGAACCTCGTCGCCCACTCGGTCCATACCGCCTCACCGGCCTTTGTCGGCCACATGACCTCGGCGCTCCCCTACTTCATGCTCCCGCTGGCACGCCTCATGACCGCCCTCAACCAGAATGTGGTCAAGGTGGAGACATCCAAGGCCTTTACGCCCATGGAGCGCCAGGTCCTTGCCATGCTTCATCACCTGGTCTATGGCCGGAATGACGACTTCTACCCGCAATGGATTCATAACAGCCAGCATGCCTTGGGGGCCTTCTGCTCCGGCGGCACCCTCGCCAACGTCACGGCGCTATGGGTGGCGCGCAACCGCCTGTTCGCTCCGGACGGAGAGTTCCGCGGCATTGCCCAGGAAGGGTTGGCCCGTGCCCTGAAACATCGCGGCGCGGACGGGATTGCCGTTCTCGTTTCCGAGCGCGGCCACTACTCTTTGGGCAAGGCCGCCGACCTCCTCGGTATCGGCAGGGATGACCTGATTAAGATAAAGACGGATGCAAACAACCGTATCGACCTCAAGGCGTTGAGAGAAGAATGCCGGCGACTGCAGGATCGGAACACCCTCCCGCTGGCTCTGGTCGGCATCGCCGGGACGACCGAAACCGGCAACGTCGACCCGCTGGAGGCAATGGCCGATTTAGCCCAAGAGCTCGGCTGTCATTTTCATGTGGATGCCGCCTGGGGGGGGCCAACCCTTTTTTCCGACCGGCACCGTCACCTGCTCCGCGGAATAGAACGGGCCGACTCGGTTACCATTGACGGGCACAAACAGCTCTATGTGCCGATGGGGGCGGGGATGGTCGTCTTCAAGGATCCCACCGCCCTCTCGGCTATCGAGCATCATGCCAACTATATCCTGCGTCATGGCTCCAAGGACCTGGGCAGTCATACCCTGGAAGGGTCGCGGCCAGGGAAGGCGATGCTGGTTCATGCCGGGTTTTCGATCATTGGCCGCAAGGGGTACGAGCTTCTTATCGATATGGGGATCGAGCGGGCACGCACCTTTGCCGACATGATCCAGCGCCATCCCGATTTCGAGCTGATCAGCGAACCGGAACTGAATATTCTCACCTACCGCTACTGTCCGCCTGCCATCCAGCAGGCCCTGACCGACGCGACGGCCCAACAGCGCGCCGCAATCAATGGACTTCTTGATCAGGTCTGTCAGCTGTTGCAGAAATATCAGCGCGAAGCGGGTAAAACCTTTGTCTCTCGAACACGGCTGCATGTGGCTCGCCACGACATGGAGCTCACGGTCTTACGTGTCGTTCTGGCCAATCCGCTGACGACCGATGAGATTCTGGAGGCAGTTTTGGCGGAACAATGCGAAATCGTGCGTCTGCCGGAGATTCAGGCCTTGCTGCGGCAGGCTGAGGAACTCTGTCCCGGTCTGGCGAAAGCTGTCTAACGGTAGTTTGATGGAGTTGGTGTTCTTTTGTGGTAGAGTGTAATGACTGAGTAAAGACCCGTTGCCGAGAGCCCTTTCGATGGAACTTTACGCCGCTTCATACATTCTGCCGATAGCATCTCCCCCCATCCCCGGCGGCGCGGTGGCTGTCCACGACGGCTGCATTGTCGAAACGGGAACGCTGGCCGAGCTCCGTTCGCGCCATAGCGGTCCCGTCCATGATTTCCCCGGTTGCGCCATCCTCCCCGGGCTCGTCAACGCCCACACCCACCTGGAGCTTACCCATTTCCCTTCCTGGAAGATCCGCAAGGGGATTGACTATTCTCCTCGAACATACGTGGACTGGATAATCCAGGTAATCAAGATCCGGCGGGCCTTGTCGCCACAGGAACTGGAGCTTTCCGTGCGCGAGGGGCTGCGGATTTGCCTCGAAGCCGGGACTACAGCCATCGGCGAAATCCTCACCGACCGTTCACTTATCCCCCTCTATGCCGATTCAGGCCTGAGAGGGAGGCTCTTATTCGAGGCCATCGGTCACGACCCGGTTCGCAATGCCCAACTCGTCGAAGAACTTGATGCTGCCATCGCTTCCTTTTCCGGAGGCTCATTTCTCCCGGGCATTTCACCCCATGCTCCCCACACCGTTGCCGAACACCTACACCAGGATGTGTACCGTCTGGCGTATGAGCGGAACGTGCCACGAGTCATCCACCTGGCCGAGTCCCGCGAAGAGAGCGATTTTTTCTTTGATTCTTCCGGAAAAATTGCCGAGTTTCTCTATCCCCATGTCCGGTGGGAATCGTACCTCCCCGCACCACGGCGCACAACCGCTACAGCCTGGCTCGATGGGCTCGGCGTATTGAACGGCACCATCTCGGCTGTTCACTGCGTTCACCTTACGCCGTCCGACGCCGAAATCCTGGCCAAACGTGGCGTCGGCGTGGTCCTCTGTCCCCGGAGCAACGACAAACTCGCCGTGGGGCGCGCCCCGGTCGTTCTGCTGAAGAGGCTCGGCGTCCCGCTTGCGCTTGGCACCGATTCACTGGCCAGCAATGACTCACTCTCACTGTGGGATGAAATGCGATATCTCCTTGATACCTTCCCGGGCATTTTTACTCCTACGGAAGCCCTTTCAATGACCACCATCGGCTCTGCTCGCCAGTTAGCCCTTGCTGATCGGACCGGTTCCCTCGATAAAGGGAAACATGCCGATTTCCTTGTGATGAAGCTCCCGGGCCGGAATGGTTCCGGTGAGGCGCTGCATGAGGCGCTCATTCATTCGGGAGAGATTCTTCAGGTTTTCCTTGCCGGCAATCTCGTTGTTAGCCGGGAGGCGTTTTCTTGACCGTGCGCAAACCTCTTTTTTCCTGTAATTGCAAGGGCTTTTTACTCCTTGCAATGATTTCGCCATATCTGCTACTATCACTTTCATGGGAGAAAAGCTGATCTGCAACAACAAGAAAGCGTTTCACGATTACTTTATTGAGGAACGTTTTGAAGCGGGAATGGTCCTGAAGGGGACCGAAGTCAAATCGCTCCGCATGGGGAAGGCGAACCTCAACGACTCTTTCGCCCTGGTCCGTGACGGTGAAATCTTTCTGCACAATCTCCATATCAACCCTTACGATTTCGGCAATCGCCAGAACCACGATCCGGACAGGCTGCGCAAGCTCCTGATGCATAAGAGCGAGATTGAAAAGCTCTTCGGCAAGATCCGCGAAAAGGGGTACTCGGTTGTCCCGCTCCGCCTCTACTTCAAGAACGGCCTCGCCAAAGTGGAGCTGGGCCTTGCCAAGGGGAAGAAGCTGTACGACAAGCGCGAGGACATGAAGAAGAAAGACCAGTCGAGGGAGATGGCCCAGGCCCTCAGGGAAAGAAGCAAGAGCCACTGATAAGAGTTTACAAGGGGGTGTACAGGTTTCGACGGGGATAGGAAACTAAAGGTTGCATGCCGAGGTCCGGGCTGGCCTCGTTAAAAAGCCCGGGGCGAATTACACGCCGATAATTACGACTACGCCGTAGCAGCTTAATACCCTGCTACCGATCCGCCGAGCCTCTCCCACGGGTGAAGATGGATCGTTATTTCAGTGGGATAGTCAAGGGGAGTGCCCGCGGCCCCAAGGCGAAACTTTAGCAGGATCGCTTCCCGGAAATCCCTGCCAGGGGAGAGTCGGGCGGCTAAATCAAATCCTGGCATAAGCATGTAGACGCCTTCTGTGTATGATCTTCGGACGCGGGTTCGACTCCCGCCACCTCCACCAATTCATAATCCGGCCTAGTCCGGAGTAGACAAAAAGCTCTCGGGGAATCGAGGGCTTTTTGTTTTTCTTGAGGGCAGGTGTAATGGTTTTGTAAGAGTGGGATAATGTTTCCGAACCGTTGCATACCTGATAAGCCGGTATAAACTTGCCCAGTAAACTGCCTTGGAGAAGTCAGAAGCAAGTTGATGGTGGCGGGAGTCGAACCCGCGTCCGAAGTTTACATAGCTCAAATTGAGAAGGGAGGTGACGGGAAGAGAGGTTGTTTGATCATCACGTCTGGCCAGGAAGGCCAAGAAACTCCGCACGCGGGAGCCCTGTATCCAAGGAGGATAAACGTGACAAGAAAACCATTAGCCATTGCGATATTGACTGCTGCACTGTTCATTGCAGCTGTTTCATGTTTCGCGAAAGATACACAGAACGTGGCGGCGGGGCGTGACATCTGGTTTAAGAGCACTTTCGGCGGTGAACGATTTTTCAGCCTTATCCTCCCCAATCCTCCCTTCAATCTCCCACTTGGTTTTGACCAGATGCTGACTTGGCCCCGCGACACCCGCTTCAACGAGTTCGGGGTCATCAATGATCCGGACTGCACCCCTGGTGACGCCTCGACCGGCAACTATGACCGGTGTGCAGATCCAGGGTCCGCGGGCGTGATCGGAATCCGCAAGTTCCCCAATCCTTCAGGAGGCGCTCCTCTCATCGGCGTTACCTGTGCCGCCTGCCATGCCGGATTTGACCCCAATCATCCCCCCGCTGACCCGAACCATCCGAAGGCTGAAAACATCCACCCCACCATAGGAAATCAGTATCTGGATATCGGGAAAATTTTCAGGGCCCACCTCTCGCCCCATGACCCACGCTATCAGGTGTTTTCCAGTTGGGCGCCCGGCACGGTGGACACGACGGTTCTGGAAAATGATCACATCAACAATCCGGGAATGATCACGCCGATCTGGGATGTTCCGGATCGTCCGTTCTTTGATGTCACAGTTGGCGGTGTTCCTGTCCGTGCCCATCGCAACGGGCAGGGAGGTGAAGATGATGCCGGCTGCGAAGCAGCTGCGCTCCGCGTTTACTTCAACATCGGCATGTGCGCTGCGGAATGCATGGTCGGGCACCTCGCCAACGGACCGGGAGGGAGTCAAACTCCCATTGATCTTGCCGAGTGCAGGAAAGTCTGTCCTGATCTCGTGGAGGCGGAGGGGGCTGTCGGGAAGCTCTGTGCCTTTCTCCAGACTCCCCGTTCTCCGCGCCTGGTGAACGCGCCGGATGGCCCTCGTCTTGTCGACTGGAAGGTCGTCGAAAAGGGAAAGCAGGTCTTCTTCAACGCGTGCGGATCGTGCCACTCGGACGGAGACCAGTCAGTAGCGCACAATGTTCTCACCGACGATCTGATCCATCCTTACTCGGAAATCGGCACGAACAGTTGCCGTGCCCGCACGACGAACTGGATGGCAGGGCACATCTGGGCAGCGTTCTCATCGGACCAGTACAAGGAGCGGC contains the following coding sequences:
- a CDS encoding amidohydrolase family protein, translated to MELYAASYILPIASPPIPGGAVAVHDGCIVETGTLAELRSRHSGPVHDFPGCAILPGLVNAHTHLELTHFPSWKIRKGIDYSPRTYVDWIIQVIKIRRALSPQELELSVREGLRICLEAGTTAIGEILTDRSLIPLYADSGLRGRLLFEAIGHDPVRNAQLVEELDAAIASFSGGSFLPGISPHAPHTVAEHLHQDVYRLAYERNVPRVIHLAESREESDFFFDSSGKIAEFLYPHVRWESYLPAPRRTTATAWLDGLGVLNGTISAVHCVHLTPSDAEILAKRGVGVVLCPRSNDKLAVGRAPVVLLKRLGVPLALGTDSLASNDSLSLWDEMRYLLDTFPGIFTPTEALSMTTIGSARQLALADRTGSLDKGKHADFLVMKLPGRNGSGEALHEALIHSGEILQVFLAGNLVVSREAFS
- the smpB gene encoding SsrA-binding protein SmpB, which codes for MGEKLICNNKKAFHDYFIEERFEAGMVLKGTEVKSLRMGKANLNDSFALVRDGEIFLHNLHINPYDFGNRQNHDPDRLRKLLMHKSEIEKLFGKIREKGYSVVPLRLYFKNGLAKVELGLAKGKKLYDKREDMKKKDQSREMAQALRERSKSH